GGAGGTCGCCCCACGGACGCCATGTCGGTTCTGGGCATGACGGGTCTCACGGCGTACTTTGGTATGCTGGAGGTTGGGCAGCCGCAGCCTGGGAATACGGTTGTTGTGTCTGGTGCGGCTGGTGCGACGGGCATGGTTGCCGGACAGATCGCAAAGATCAAGGGTGCGAAGCGCGTTGTTGGATTGGCTGGCAGTGCGGACAAATGTGACTTCTTGGTGAAGGAGTTGGGCTTTGATGCTGCTGTCAACTACAAGGATGCggactggaagaagcagttgAAGGAGGCTACGCCGGAGTATATTGATGTATTCTTTGACAATGTGGGAGGTGAAATTCTCGATGCTTGTCTTGCACGCGCGGCTCGCGATGCTCGGTTTGCCATTTGCGGTGCTATCAGTCAATACAATGCGGCCAAGCCGCAGGGTCCGTCTAGTTTTATGACGGTCATTGTAAGCTATCACCTCGGTCTTCCCCTTTTACTGAACACAGCTAACCGAAACAGTCGCAACGAGTCACAATGAAAGGATTCATCGTGTTCGACTACGCAAAGAAATACTCTACAGCTCTCAATGATTTGGCGACGTGGTTGTCGCAGGGCAAGCTGAAGCGCAGGGAGCACATCGTTCCCGGAGGTCTGGAGGCAGCACCACAGGCGTTGGTGAATTTGTATGAGGGCGCGAATACGGGCAAGATGATGGTTGAGGTTGCTCCAGTTGAGGAGAAAGCGAGGCTGTGAGCGTAACTTATCGTAACGTCCGAATCCAAGTATACCCATCGACGTCATACTGATTCAAGCGGATTCACCTGAACAAGAACTACATAAAACCGCGTGGTTTAATTGATCTTTTGTATCTATGCTCATAGTATTGCTTTTTAAATTGCCATTTTGATTAGATGCACCTGCACGATGTTTGTATCTCGACGCTTAGCAACGAGTGCACAGCTCCGCCAATTCGCCTACCAACCAAGAGCAACCCCGATTCAAACCAGCTCATTCTCAACATCAAGCTGCCATAAAGCAGTCTACGATTCATTGAGACAAAAGGCACAGCAAAACAACCAACAATTCAAGCTCAATAACCTCTTCAATGTCAAAGACAAAGGTACGCAtgcctcctccaatgtcTCCCTCAACGCTCTAACAAGCATAGTTGCCCTTATATCCGGCGGCGGCACCGGCATAGGCCTAATGGCCACACAAGCACTAGCCGTCAACGGTGCAAAGGTGTACATTACAGGTCGCACAGAAGAGAAATTGAATCGCGTGGCTGAGCTCTACGGAAAAGACATCCCCGGCTCCATCATTCCCGTTCCGGCTGATATCACATCTAAAGAGTCGATTAAGAATCTAGCTAATACCATTTCGCAACGCGAATCTCATCTCTCTATCCTGATAAATAATGCCGGTATCTCGAGCCACACGCAGACGACAGAACACGATAATGCCAACAACCTGCGCAAGAGTCTATTCGACGACCCCGACGCAACGATAGAAGACTGGGAAGATGTATACCGCACCAACGTCCCGCAATTGTTCTTCATGACAACCGCATTTCTGCCCCTCCTCGAAAACGGCTCGAAAACGCACCATGGCTGGTCCAGCACGGTGATCAACATCTCCTCCATATCGGGGATTGTCAAGACAGCGCAGCATCATTTCGCATACAACGCGTCCAAAGCGGCTGCCATCCATTTAACCAAGATGCTTGCAAACGAAATCAGCGGCTCGCCGGCATCAAGACTGCCGGTAAGAATCAACAGCATCGCGCCTGGTGTCTTTCCGAGTGAAATGACCACAGGGGAGAGCGATGAGATACAGAAGAGTTATATTCCGAAGGAAAAGTATGAGAAGAAGGTCCCTGCACGACGGCCCGGaaaggatgaggatatggGGAATGCGGTTTTGTTTGCGGCGACGAATCAGTATTTGAATGGGCAGAcggttgttgttgatggGGGGTATGTGTTGGCTGCTGGGTCGGTTTAGGGTGGATTGCTTTGACGAGCGTTGCTTTTGATGTATAGATTGAATGCGTTTATAGCATTTTATGATCCGGATCTACCACAGCCACAAGATGTACCGATTAATTTGCCGCCGCAGGTAGTTGAAACAATTCAGCTACCACCTGCTATCCGAGAAGCCGATACCGAGTTGGATACTGAACCAACTTTCGATGATTTGTATGAAGGAAATCGCGAGTCACATCCTTCTATTTCGCATACTGATTCACACACTGAACCAACTGCACACACTCAAACCAATGAGGATTCTTCTAACCCGAAATTGGTTCACCATGATGCCCATGATATGGAACGAAATGATCCGCTGTCACAGCCACTTATGACACCAGATCATACACCTATGCCAGAATCTCCACAGAACGCTAGGCAAATGGAGATTCCAGGCGCTTTTGGAGACTCGTTGCCAGCTTCACCCGAACCTGCTCACATGGActctttcttcatcccatCACCCAGTGATAGGACTTCGCCTGATGGTAATGATGCTGATCCTGATGATGCAGCACAGCAACTATCCACTGAACtcgaaggaagcagcaaccCACTGGATGCTGCGGGGGGTGAAGTAGATCAGATAGATCAGTCTAGCCGAAGCCAGAACACAGCACAGCGAGCTAATGAGATCTCTGCGGATCTCGATCCCAGATATATGGTCTCTGGGAAGCGCAAGAGGAATCCTGTGTCTTTTCTATGTGCCAGGGTTTCTCACTAGGATGGGAGAAAACACCAAAGCCACTGAATTGGGTGGATTCCTTCACAGATTCGATCCCAACACCGACAATTCAACTCCATCGCAAAGACCTGCCTGATGCTCCAAAGAACTATCGAGGAATGATGAAGAATCCGCTCAGTAAATGGTTTATTGATGCGATGGAACTGGAACTGAAGACACTAGAAAGCAAGGGAACCTGTACCAAGGTGCGAAGACCACATGACGCATATGTGATCCCAACCATATGGGTATATGCATATaaatttgatgatgaggggttCCTGAAGAAAGTCAAAGCACGATTGTGTGTGCAAGGGAACAAGCAAGTGCTTACACATGCCAAGACTAGGGCTGCTACCCTAGCTGCCCGCTGTTTCCGAACCTTGATGGCACTCACTGCCGCATTCGGCCTGGATATGAAGGAGTTTGACGCCATCAACGCCTTTGTTAATAGCCGATTGGATGAGGTGGTTTATGTGGAGATGCTACCTGGTAGATCACAACCTGGCTATGCTTTACGATTACTCCAAGCTCTATATGGACTCCGCCGATCTCCACGATTATGGCAGAATGAATTGACCCAAACCTTACGCCGGATTGGACTGGAACCAGTCAATGAAGAACCATGCTTGTTTACAGGAAATGGAATCATTCTATTGGTCTATGTCGATGATCTACTGTTTGTCTACCATCCAGACAAGACACAGGAAGCAGAACAAATCGCCTCTGCTTTGCAAGCACAGTATGAGCTCCgctatgaaggagaaggcgatGTCGTTTAGGAGTTAGGATTATCCGGGACCGGGCCAATCAGGTGGTTCATCTAAACAGCACCGACTACATAAAGAAAATCGTCAGTTGCTTTCATATGGAGGATAAACATGCCTCAACGCCTGCCATCAAAGCGCTCACAACCTATGACGGCACTGCTTCTCCAAAAGATATACACCATTACCAACAAAAGATTGGATCGATCAACTATGCTGCGATCGCTACTCGCCCTGATGTTGCAAAGATAGCATCACACCTGGCTACATTCATGACAACCCCCGGACCAGAGCACTTTGATGCCGCTAATCAAGTACTAGCCTATCTCAATTATACACAGAAAGTGGGAATCAAGTATTCAGCTACTGTGAATAGAGATGCCACTGAGCCATCTGAATGCTTTGTTACCTCAAGCGACGCTGCTTTCGGTGATCATTCAGACCGCCATAGTTCTGAAGGTTATCTAGCCACCCTATATGGGGGCCCGATTGATTGGAGAGCATCCAAGCAAAGGACAATTACTACATCATCTACTGAAGCTGAACTCCTCGGTATTTAGGAAGCCGGCAAGACCTTgcaatggtggaagcgctTATTCAATGCCATTGGATTTGATCCTGAACATCAGCTATCTATCAAATGCGACAATATACAAACTGTTCGAATCCTTTGCAAGGATGATCCAGCCATTCAGACGAAGCTTCgccatgttgatattcatcAACACTGGCTTCATCGAGAAACACGGTCCAAACGCGTCCTCATTGATTGGATTCCGACCTCTCATATGCCCGCTGATGGCCTGAACGAAACTTTTGACCGGCCAGTGATTCCACAACTTAATTCGACTGCTTGGGCTTACCGAATTCATCTAAGACAGACTGGCTAAGCTGCCAGTCTGGgggggtgtgtcggaatatagaggttccttaccgaacaataccaactgatgcctgattgatgcctcgCTGATACCATATGGCGTGCTCTTATTGCAATCATTGCAATCGCTTAGTATACTCTATAAGGTAGTCAacggtcttatataggatcccAGATAGCTTCATTTTAGAAGAATGAGAGACCTCGACCATATATGCTTGATAACTTACGTACTTTcaaccctgactaagccgcaCCTCCGAcaccctcgctttctgcccggtagttacATAGTTAGCTTAACCGATAggccaccaaccaatcaaccattcACCACAATTCATGTCTTTCATCTTCTCCACACCAGCTCTTCGACCTTCTTCTCCACATTCTAAAGGAACGATGGAGTCTGCACTGGAGCTGATATCACGCCACCTCCCCCCCCAAAACAAGTTAGGAGGCACCACACATCCCTCGAGGTCCAACGAAAATGTCTCAGCCCGGTTTTTTTACGAGTGGGAGAATTTCGAATCAGATGTTATCCGGGCTTGTGCTTCCCTCGACTTGAGTCAGCTGGTTTCCTTGACAGATGAGGTCGAGGAGTACCGTACTGCTAGTGAACTGGGATTAACTGGCCGTTTTTCTAAACACGTTTGTGACGCTGTCATGAAAGCACTCTCCGTGACACACCTTTCAAACATGAAGTTCGGAGATTACCAGGCTTTACCTCCTCACGATGCTGAAGACGTTCCGGATGTCGTGATGCTTTCCCTGCTGGACTCGATAGCTCTTCTGGTCGGTGAATTAAAAACTTTTGGACTCTCTTGCTGGAAAATCACCCCATCCGCAGAGGGTTTCCTGCCTTGGTACCTCTGTA
This region of Aspergillus chevalieri M1 DNA, chromosome 4, nearly complete sequence genomic DNA includes:
- a CDS encoding NADP-dependent oxidoreductase (COG:S;~EggNog:ENOG410PH0U;~InterPro:IPR041694,IPR013149,IPR036291,IPR011032, IPR020843;~PFAM:PF00107,PF13602,PF16884;~go_function: GO:0016491 - oxidoreductase activity [Evidence IEA];~go_process: GO:0055114 - oxidation-reduction process [Evidence IEA]), coding for MSLSNRQIIYANTPSPAINPSLDNGTFKLNTTSLPNGRNESIPEDKVLVRVHYLSLDPAMRQWLTAKRSYIAPVERGSVMRGQSIAQVVAVGADLTSQYAAGDWVVAYSGWQEYALLGAKEAQKVTVPAGGRPTDAMSVLGMTGLTAYFGMLEVGQPQPGNTVVVSGAAGATGMVAGQIAKIKGAKRVVGLAGSADKCDFLVKELGFDAAVNYKDADWKKQLKEATPEYIDVFFDNVGGEILDACLARAARDARFAICGAISQYNAAKPQGPSSFMTVISQRVTMKGFIVFDYAKKYSTALNDLATWLSQGKLKRREHIVPGGLEAAPQALVNLYEGANTGKMMVEVAPVEEKARL